A genomic window from Panthera tigris isolate Pti1 chromosome B4, P.tigris_Pti1_mat1.1, whole genome shotgun sequence includes:
- the RXYLT1 gene encoding ribitol-5-phosphate xylosyltransferase 1 isoform X4, translating into MDIFQWPLGVATYRNFPVVEASWSMLHNERPYLCNFLGTIYENSSRQALINILKQDGNAKLCWVSAREQWQPQETNESLKNYQDALLQSDLTLCPVGVNTECYRIYEACSYGSVPVVEDIMTAGSCGNTSVNHNAPLQLLKSMDAPFIFIKNWNELPAILEKEKTLILQEKIQRRKMLLHWYQHFKTELKMRFTNILESSFLMNNKG; encoded by the exons ATGGATATCTTTCAGTGGCCTTTAGGAGTGGCAAC atataggAATTTTCCTGTGGTGGAGGCAAGCTGGTCAATGCTGCATAATGAAAGGCCCTACTTATGTAATTTCTTAGGAACCATTTATGAAAATTCATCCAGACAAGCactaataaacattttgaaacaagATGGGAATGCTAAGCTTTGTTGGGTTTCAGCAAGAGAACA GTGGCAGCctcaggaaacaaatgaaagcctTAAGAATTATCAAGATGCTTTGCTTCAGAGTGACCTCACATTGTGCCCAGTAGGAGTAAACACAGAATGTTACAGAATATATGAGGCTTGCTCCTATGGCTCTGTTCCTGTGGTAGAAGACATAATGACAGCTGGCAGCTGTGGAAATACGTCTGTTAACCATAACGCTCCTCTGCAGCTACTCAAGTCCATGGACGCTCCCTTTATCTTTATTAAGAACTGGAACGAACTTCCTgctattttagagaaagagaaaactctaattttacaagaaaagattcagagaagaaaaatgttacttCACTGGTATCAGCACTTCAAAACAGAGCTAAAAATGAGATTTACGAATATTTTAGaaagttcatttttaatgaataataaagGGTAA